From a single Cyclobacterium marinum DSM 745 genomic region:
- a CDS encoding glycosyl hydrolase gives MFDRMGNYASAWLMLFPFILLGCVSSCKKENLQPSEQNVGHWPEETATSRPWSRWWWMGSAVDKENLNYLLGEYKKAGIGGLEIAPIYGAKGFENRFLDYLSPQWTEMLHYSIKKADSLGMEIDLTQGTGWPFGGKMVSPEMAAKKMLVQEYAYSARDGVDRPVLIEEDEIKGEVHYLHSLMAFQDGVKAQNITKYVKEDGSVDWDEKGKWKLIAIFETQTGQKVKRAAPGGEGYTLDHFSEKAVKQYLGYFDNALSGDFPDIRAFYNDSFEVYGADFTEDFFNFFERRRGYDLRNHLDQLNTEEGYRLKSDYRETISEMLLENFTKQWSIWAKGHGKQTKNQAHGSPGNLLDLYAAVSIPEGETFGSSYFPIPGIRRDSSDIRNVDPDPIMLKFASSAAHIKGNNLVSTETFTWLGEHFKSSFSQAKPELEQAFLAGVNHMFYHGITYSPKEVDFPGWLFYASLNLNTHNSLWPHLKGFNDYIQRVQSVLQAGKPDNELLVYWPVYDVWADPEGLGKTLTVHGIDDWLHPTPFYKAVKSLMDVGYGVDFISDELLKTLQVEGNSLTGPNEEFRSSAIVVPKTKFMPLATLKQLMDLSEQGAQVIFQEKPLDVPGFYKHGTRRQTLDSLWQQINFKPFASGEVADYGKGRLLLTDEISSALAFLDVSREKLTDIGLKFVRRKLGEGKYYYLVNHTAKEIKSFVGLQTQVKTAVLMDPEQGTIGRAKTKYEQGITEVAISLLPGQSIIVHVTNQEAENLPLWKYETTTPKVIDKESNWSLTFKSGGPVLPADVELATLKPWTAIEGEAYSDFSGQAVYESDFTLDKINGNAKYILSLGEVLESAKVWINEKEVGYAFSIPYRLDISGFVKKGENKMKVEVANLMANHVRFLDKNEIMWRNYHEINFVNIDYQPFDASGWKVMPSGLSGPVQIEIHD, from the coding sequence ATGTTTGATCGGATGGGTAATTATGCAAGTGCATGGCTGATGTTGTTCCCTTTTATACTCTTAGGGTGCGTATCAAGCTGCAAAAAAGAAAACCTTCAGCCTTCCGAACAGAATGTAGGACATTGGCCCGAGGAAACAGCTACTTCTAGGCCTTGGTCCAGATGGTGGTGGATGGGAAGTGCTGTGGATAAAGAAAACCTAAATTATTTGCTAGGTGAATACAAGAAAGCAGGGATCGGAGGCTTGGAAATTGCCCCAATATATGGGGCCAAAGGCTTTGAAAACAGATTTTTAGATTACCTCTCCCCGCAGTGGACTGAAATGCTTCATTATTCCATCAAGAAGGCAGACAGTCTGGGGATGGAGATAGATTTGACGCAGGGGACAGGTTGGCCCTTTGGTGGGAAAATGGTGAGTCCGGAAATGGCAGCAAAGAAAATGTTGGTTCAGGAATATGCTTATTCAGCCAGGGATGGTGTGGATCGACCTGTTTTAATTGAGGAAGATGAAATTAAAGGGGAGGTTCATTATTTACATAGCCTCATGGCCTTTCAAGATGGGGTGAAAGCCCAAAACATTACAAAATATGTTAAAGAAGATGGTTCTGTAGATTGGGATGAAAAAGGTAAATGGAAACTGATAGCGATTTTTGAAACCCAGACCGGTCAAAAAGTAAAAAGAGCAGCCCCGGGAGGAGAAGGTTACACTTTAGATCATTTTTCGGAAAAGGCAGTGAAGCAATACTTAGGATACTTTGACAATGCTTTATCGGGGGATTTTCCAGACATCAGGGCCTTTTACAATGATAGCTTTGAGGTTTATGGAGCTGATTTCACTGAGGATTTTTTTAATTTTTTTGAAAGGAGGAGAGGTTATGACCTCAGAAATCATTTAGATCAATTAAACACCGAAGAGGGATATCGTCTAAAGTCTGATTATAGGGAAACCATCAGTGAAATGCTGTTGGAAAACTTTACCAAGCAATGGTCTATTTGGGCAAAGGGCCATGGCAAACAGACAAAAAATCAAGCTCATGGTTCCCCCGGAAATCTATTGGATCTTTATGCAGCTGTTTCCATTCCCGAAGGGGAAACCTTTGGCTCTAGCTATTTCCCGATTCCCGGAATCAGAAGAGATAGTTCAGATATTCGGAATGTGGACCCCGATCCCATTATGTTAAAATTTGCATCTTCAGCTGCTCATATAAAAGGCAATAATTTGGTGTCTACAGAGACTTTTACTTGGTTAGGTGAGCATTTTAAATCTTCCTTTTCCCAAGCTAAACCTGAGCTGGAGCAGGCGTTTCTTGCAGGCGTCAACCATATGTTTTATCATGGCATAACCTATTCACCTAAGGAAGTGGATTTTCCCGGTTGGTTATTTTATGCCTCATTAAATTTAAATACCCACAACAGTTTATGGCCTCATCTTAAAGGGTTTAATGACTATATACAAAGGGTGCAGTCTGTATTACAGGCGGGGAAGCCAGACAATGAGCTGCTTGTGTATTGGCCGGTATATGATGTGTGGGCAGATCCTGAGGGGCTAGGAAAAACACTTACTGTCCATGGGATTGATGATTGGTTGCATCCGACTCCTTTTTATAAGGCTGTCAAGTCTTTAATGGATGTGGGCTATGGTGTAGATTTTATTTCCGATGAGCTGTTGAAAACCTTGCAGGTGGAGGGCAATTCCCTCACTGGGCCAAATGAAGAATTTAGATCTTCGGCCATTGTTGTACCCAAAACCAAATTCATGCCCTTGGCCACCCTAAAACAGTTAATGGACCTTTCTGAACAGGGGGCTCAAGTTATCTTTCAGGAAAAACCTTTGGATGTGCCAGGGTTTTATAAACATGGAACTAGAAGGCAAACCTTAGACAGCCTTTGGCAGCAGATCAATTTTAAACCATTTGCAAGTGGAGAGGTAGCCGACTATGGTAAAGGGCGCCTACTCTTAACAGATGAGATATCCTCGGCTCTGGCTTTTTTGGATGTCAGTCGAGAGAAGTTAACCGACATCGGTTTAAAGTTTGTCAGAAGAAAACTTGGAGAAGGCAAATATTATTACTTGGTAAATCATACAGCTAAGGAAATTAAGAGCTTTGTAGGCTTACAAACTCAAGTGAAGACAGCAGTACTAATGGATCCTGAGCAAGGAACAATTGGACGCGCTAAAACAAAATATGAACAAGGAATAACAGAAGTCGCTATATCCCTATTACCGGGACAATCAATTATTGTGCATGTAACAAATCAGGAAGCTGAAAACTTACCCCTATGGAAGTATGAAACAACAACTCCTAAAGTAATTGACAAGGAGAGTAATTGGTCCTTAACTTTTAAAAGTGGAGGTCCTGTTTTACCTGCCGATGTGGAATTAGCGACTCTTAAACCTTGGACGGCTATCGAAGGCGAGGCCTACAGTGATTTTTCAGGGCAGGCGGTTTATGAAAGTGATTTTACCCTCGATAAGATTAATGGAAATGCAAAATACATATTAAGTTTAGGTGAGGTGTTGGAAAGTGCTAAGGTCTGGATCAATGAAAAGGAAGTTGGTTATGCTTTTAGTATTCCTTACCGTTTGGACATTAGTGGTTTTGTAAAGAAGGGTGAGAATAAGATGAAAGTAGAAGTGGCAAATCTGATGGCGAATCATGTGAGATTTCTCGATAAGAATGAGATTATGTGGAGAAATTATCATGAAATAAATTTTGTGAATATAGACTACCAACCATTTGATGCCTCAGGTTGGAAAGTTATGCCTTCCGGCTTATCGGGTCCCGTTCAAATAGAAATACATGATTAA
- a CDS encoding GntR family transcriptional regulator gives MIEVKPLIRLDENSRIPKYQQIVNSIIEDIESRTLVVGDKIPSINEISEEHYLSRDTVEKAYNQLKTKKIILSVKGKGYYVAKNISTSKIRVLYLLNKLSNYKLKTYNSFIDSLGTDAQVDLNIYHCDPKLLKNILTENLGAYDYYVLMPHFKDSQNSHYNLDEEVMKCVKGIPSDKLIIMDNQIPELGESVASIYQDFKNDIYNALIEGVFQLQQYEKLMLVYPNDILYPYPKEILKGFNQFCKDFEFDYEILDKVYPEMELRPKDAFIVIEENDLVNLVKQVREQLYEPGKEIGIISYNDTPLKELLGITVISTDFRLMGETAAYMIKKNKKESVKNVFKFINRGSI, from the coding sequence ATGATTGAAGTGAAGCCCTTGATTCGTCTTGATGAAAATTCCAGGATTCCCAAGTATCAGCAAATAGTTAATTCTATTATTGAGGATATTGAAAGCCGTACCTTAGTGGTGGGGGATAAAATTCCGTCTATCAATGAAATTAGTGAAGAACACTATTTGTCCAGAGATACCGTAGAGAAAGCTTACAATCAGCTTAAAACAAAAAAGATTATCCTTTCGGTAAAAGGAAAAGGTTATTATGTGGCTAAAAACATATCTACCTCCAAGATTAGGGTTTTATACCTTTTGAATAAGCTCAGCAATTACAAACTTAAAACCTACAATTCTTTCATCGATAGTTTAGGTACAGATGCACAAGTTGATTTAAATATCTATCATTGTGATCCCAAACTACTGAAGAACATTCTCACCGAAAATTTAGGTGCATATGATTATTACGTTTTGATGCCTCATTTCAAGGATAGTCAAAATAGCCATTATAACTTGGATGAAGAGGTAATGAAATGTGTAAAAGGAATCCCTTCTGACAAACTGATTATCATGGATAATCAAATCCCGGAGTTGGGTGAAAGCGTAGCTTCAATTTATCAAGATTTCAAAAATGACATTTACAATGCCCTGATTGAAGGAGTCTTTCAACTTCAACAATATGAAAAGTTGATGCTTGTTTACCCCAATGATATCCTCTACCCCTACCCGAAAGAAATATTAAAAGGCTTCAATCAATTTTGTAAGGATTTTGAATTTGATTATGAAATATTGGACAAGGTTTATCCTGAAATGGAGCTTCGTCCTAAAGATGCCTTTATAGTCATTGAAGAAAATGATTTGGTCAATTTAGTTAAGCAGGTGAGAGAACAGCTTTATGAACCGGGGAAAGAAATTGGTATCATTTCCTACAACGACACACCATTAAAAGAACTATTAGGTATCACTGTGATCTCCACTGATTTTAGACTAATGGGAGAGACTGCTGCCTATATGATCAAGAAAAATAAAAAAGAATCAGTTAAAAATGTTTTCAAATTCATCAACCGAGGATCCATATAA
- a CDS encoding purine-cytosine permease family protein: MEKNKSLVDRLNAVNEYEQQPIPTNKLKGWRNFLGTYAGEHTAGTEFVIGPLFVAHGASAIDLVTGLLFGNILAVLSWAFLTAKIAVKTRVTLYYLLEKIAGKKFTLIYNLVNAGLFCFLAGSMIAVAATAVGIPFDMAMPQLTDVLPNSLGWVLTVFVVGAITTLIAMFGFDQVSKFAMVAAPWMIMVFIAAALAVLPRLGVTEVGSFWSVAESTIWTGVPLEGQSKFGFWHILFFAWFCNMAMHIGMADLSLLRYAKKWQQGFSSATGVFLGHFIAWIASGILYSLFLIESKGSLTFAPGPIAYSAVGVAGAICVVIAGWTTANPTLYRAGLAIQSINPKWKTWKVTLLVGLFTTIAACFPALVMRLLEFVALYGLILMPVGAVIFIDVYMLEKVGLKANYAEFKGISLNWAVALTWIITLSFCLFLNLVFGIEIFFLGLPGWFVAVLVYLVASKMNQKK; encoded by the coding sequence ATGGAAAAAAACAAAAGTTTGGTAGATCGCCTCAATGCGGTCAATGAATATGAACAACAACCTATTCCCACCAATAAGCTGAAAGGCTGGAGAAACTTTTTAGGCACTTATGCAGGTGAGCATACAGCAGGAACTGAATTTGTAATAGGTCCATTATTTGTAGCACATGGTGCAAGTGCCATCGACTTGGTGACCGGACTTTTGTTTGGCAATATTTTAGCAGTATTAAGTTGGGCTTTTTTAACGGCCAAGATTGCGGTCAAAACAAGAGTAACCCTTTACTATTTATTGGAGAAGATTGCCGGTAAAAAGTTTACCTTGATTTATAACTTGGTCAATGCCGGACTTTTTTGCTTTTTAGCCGGGTCCATGATTGCTGTGGCAGCTACTGCAGTTGGGATTCCCTTTGACATGGCCATGCCACAGTTAACTGATGTATTGCCCAATAGTTTGGGGTGGGTTTTGACGGTGTTTGTAGTAGGAGCCATCACTACCTTGATTGCTATGTTTGGCTTTGATCAGGTTTCAAAATTTGCAATGGTAGCAGCTCCATGGATGATCATGGTATTCATTGCTGCCGCCTTGGCGGTATTGCCTCGGTTAGGCGTTACAGAGGTAGGGTCTTTTTGGTCAGTTGCGGAAAGCACAATTTGGACTGGAGTGCCTTTGGAAGGTCAAAGTAAATTTGGTTTTTGGCATATTTTATTCTTTGCTTGGTTTTGTAATATGGCCATGCATATAGGGATGGCTGATTTGTCTTTACTAAGGTATGCTAAGAAGTGGCAACAAGGATTTTCTTCTGCAACCGGAGTTTTCTTAGGGCATTTTATTGCTTGGATTGCTTCAGGGATTTTGTACTCTCTATTTTTGATCGAATCCAAAGGAAGCCTAACCTTTGCACCAGGGCCTATTGCCTATAGCGCTGTTGGTGTTGCCGGGGCAATATGTGTTGTTATCGCAGGGTGGACAACTGCTAACCCAACACTTTATAGGGCAGGCTTGGCCATACAATCTATAAATCCAAAATGGAAGACTTGGAAAGTAACTCTTTTGGTGGGTTTGTTTACGACCATAGCTGCTTGTTTTCCTGCTTTGGTCATGCGATTGCTAGAATTCGTGGCCTTGTATGGCTTGATTTTGATGCCGGTAGGGGCGGTAATATTTATAGATGTTTACATGCTTGAAAAAGTAGGATTGAAAGCAAATTATGCAGAATTCAAGGGGATATCGCTCAATTGGGCTGTGGCATTAACTTGGATCATTACTTTGTCTTTCTGTCTATTTTTAAACCTCGTGTTTGGGATTGAAATCTTCTTTTTAGGACTTCCGGGATGGTTTGTAGCTGTGTTGGTATACCTTGTGGCTAGTAAAATGAATCAAAAGAAATGA
- a CDS encoding RNA polymerase sigma factor: protein MSIRVGPKDSELISQYRNGSEIAFERLVDKYKTKVYTTILMIVKEQGVAEDLLQDVFVKVVQTLNSDRYNEEGKFQPWLMRIAHNLAIDHFRKMKRYPMVVMEDGSNVFNTLHFAEQNVEDVKVKDETYALVRQLIEELPESQKQVLIMRHYMDLSFQEIAEQTGVSINTALGRMRYALINLRKKLKQINIAYDQIFYDK, encoded by the coding sequence ATGAGTATAAGGGTAGGACCTAAAGACAGTGAATTAATTTCACAGTATAGAAATGGTAGTGAGATTGCCTTTGAAAGGTTGGTTGATAAGTACAAAACCAAAGTCTACACTACAATTTTGATGATAGTTAAGGAGCAAGGAGTTGCTGAAGATTTATTACAAGATGTATTTGTAAAAGTAGTTCAGACCCTCAATTCTGATCGTTATAATGAAGAGGGTAAATTTCAACCATGGTTGATGCGTATTGCGCATAATTTAGCTATAGATCATTTTAGAAAAATGAAACGCTATCCCATGGTGGTAATGGAGGATGGATCAAACGTTTTTAATACTTTACATTTTGCCGAACAGAATGTAGAGGATGTAAAAGTAAAAGATGAGACCTATGCCTTGGTTAGGCAGTTGATTGAAGAATTACCTGAAAGCCAAAAGCAAGTGTTAATCATGAGGCATTACATGGATTTAAGCTTTCAGGAAATTGCAGAACAAACTGGAGTCAGTATAAATACTGCCCTAGGAAGGATGCGGTATGCCCTTATCAATTTACGAAAGAAACTCAAACAAATAAATATTGCCTATGACCAAATCTTTTACGACAAATGA
- the nth gene encoding endonuclease III: protein MLKKERYKAFVEHFSENMPVAETELKFESTFQLLIAVVLSAQCTDKRINMVTPALFRDFPSPEHLAASNFDELFPYIKTVSYPNNKTKHLLGLGKMLVEDFNSEVPDTVNELIKLPGVGRKTANVITSVVWNQPNMAVDTHVFRVSKRLGLVAQKVKTPLEVEKDLVKHLPKEVIHKAHHWLILHGRYVCLARKPKCNECTITSICRYYEKNRDKIAFEEGLNKKTSVK, encoded by the coding sequence ATGTTAAAAAAAGAGCGGTACAAGGCTTTTGTCGAACATTTTTCCGAAAATATGCCTGTGGCTGAAACAGAGTTGAAATTTGAGTCGACATTCCAACTGCTTATTGCTGTAGTGCTTAGTGCGCAGTGCACAGATAAAAGAATTAACATGGTAACACCTGCGCTTTTTAGGGATTTCCCAAGTCCTGAACATTTGGCAGCAAGTAATTTTGATGAATTATTTCCCTATATTAAAACAGTTTCCTACCCCAATAACAAAACCAAACATCTCTTAGGTTTAGGGAAAATGCTGGTAGAGGACTTTAATTCTGAAGTGCCGGACACGGTAAATGAACTTATAAAACTACCCGGAGTAGGAAGGAAGACAGCCAATGTAATTACCAGTGTAGTATGGAACCAACCCAATATGGCAGTAGATACGCATGTTTTCAGGGTTTCGAAAAGACTTGGTTTGGTCGCTCAAAAAGTAAAAACCCCCTTAGAAGTAGAAAAAGATTTAGTTAAACATCTTCCAAAAGAGGTCATTCATAAGGCACATCATTGGTTAATCCTACATGGTAGGTACGTTTGTCTGGCCAGAAAACCAAAATGTAATGAATGTACAATTACCTCTATTTGTAGGTATTATGAGAAAAACCGGGACAAAATAGCATTTGAGGAAGGGCTAAATAAGAAAACCTCTGTCAAATAA